The proteins below are encoded in one region of Kogia breviceps isolate mKogBre1 chromosome 8, mKogBre1 haplotype 1, whole genome shotgun sequence:
- the PHF24 gene encoding PHD finger protein 24 isoform X3: MGVEWSRRSLTGPVVSHPLPSSAPPGSWMMTSLQISAWSPESLVCTRVFHDGCLRRVGYIQGDSATEVTEAANTETGWSCHYCNNLNLLLTEEEMYSLTETFQQCKVIPDCSLTLDDFLRYRHQTAKRGDSDRALSEEQEEQAARQFAALDPEHRGHIEWPDFLSHESLLLLQQLRPQNSLLRLLTVKERERARAAFLARGSGSTISEAECRRAQHSWFCKRPPDASSCSVSVSHVGPIADSSPASSSSKSQDKASLPTEPESRFVDWPTFLQENVVYILAARPNSAAIHLKPPG, encoded by the exons ATGGGCGTGGAGTGGAGCCGGAGGAGTTTGACAGGACCAGTCGTTTCACACCCCCTGCCTTCATCCGCCCCACCAGGAAGCTGGATGATGACAAGCCTCCAGATATCCGCTTGGAGCCCAGAGAGCCT GGTCTGCACCAGGGTCTTCCATGATGGCTGCCTGCGCCGCGTGGGCTACATCCAAGGAGACAGTGCCACGGAGGTGACTGAGGCGGCAAACACGGAAACAGGCTGGAGCTGCCACTACTGT AACAACCTCAACTTGCTGCTGACTGAGGAAGAAATGTACAGCCTCACAGAGACCTTTCAGCAGTGTAAAGTTATCCCCG ACTGCTCCCTGACGCTGGATGATTTCCTGCGCTACCGCCACCAAACAGCGAAGCGAGGGGACAGTGACAGGGCTCTAAGTGAGGAGCAAGAGGAGCAGGCAGCCCGCCAGTTTGCAGCCCTGGACCCTGAACACCGAGGACACATAGAGTGGCCTGATTTCTTGTCCCACGAGTCCCTCCTACTTCTACAGCAATTACGTCCCCAG AACTCTCTGTTAAGGCTTCTGACAGTCAAGGAGCGGGAGCGAGCCCGGGCTGCTTTCCTGGCCCGCGGCAGCGGGAGCACTATCAGTGAGGCAGAGTGCCGCCGTGCCCAGCACTCTTGGTTCTGCAAACGCCCCCCAGATGCTTCTTCCTGCAGTGTCAG CGTCAGCCATGTGGGTCCCATAGCAGACAGCAGCccagccagcagcagcagcaagagtCAGGACAAGGCCTCACTGCCCACAGAGCCTGAGTCCAG ATTTGTGGACTGGCCTACCTTCCTGCAGGAGAATGTCGTCTACATCTTGGCTGCTCGCCCCAACAGTGCGGCCATTCACCTGAAACCCCCAGGATAG
- the PHF24 gene encoding PHD finger protein 24 isoform X2 — MGVLMSKRQTVEQVQKVSLAVSAFKDGLRDRPSIRRTGELSGSHRGTVEGSVQEVQEEKEAEANTPALQEESSVNRAAWERLRDGRGVEPEEFDRTSRFTPPAFIRPTRKLDDDKPPDIRLEPREPNNLNLLLTEEEMYSLTETFQQCKVIPDCSLTLDDFLRYRHQTAKRGDSDRALSEEQEEQAARQFAALDPEHRGHIEWPDFLSHESLLLLQQLRPQNSLLRLLTVKERERARAAFLARGSGSTISEAECRRAQHSWFCKRPPDASSCSVSVSHVGPIADSSPASSSSKSQDKASLPTEPESRFVDWPTFLQENVVYILAARPNSAAIHLKPPG; from the exons ATGGGGGTGTTGATGTCCAAGCGGCAGACAGTGGAGCAGGTGCAGAAAGTGAGCCTGGCTGTGTCTGCCTTCAAGGATGGGCTGCGGGACAGGCCTTCCATCCGACGCACAGGTGAACTTTCAGGGTCTCACCGTGGCACGGTAGAGGGCTCTGTCCAGGAGgtacaggaagagaaagaagcagaggcaaaCACCCCAGCACTCCAAGAAGAGAGCAGTGTCAACCGAGCCGCCTGGGAGAGGCTCCGGGATGGGCGTGGAGTGGAGCCGGAGGAGTTTGACAGGACCAGTCGTTTCACACCCCCTGCCTTCATCCGCCCCACCAGGAAGCTGGATGATGACAAGCCTCCAGATATCCGCTTGGAGCCCAGAGAGCCT AACAACCTCAACTTGCTGCTGACTGAGGAAGAAATGTACAGCCTCACAGAGACCTTTCAGCAGTGTAAAGTTATCCCCG ACTGCTCCCTGACGCTGGATGATTTCCTGCGCTACCGCCACCAAACAGCGAAGCGAGGGGACAGTGACAGGGCTCTAAGTGAGGAGCAAGAGGAGCAGGCAGCCCGCCAGTTTGCAGCCCTGGACCCTGAACACCGAGGACACATAGAGTGGCCTGATTTCTTGTCCCACGAGTCCCTCCTACTTCTACAGCAATTACGTCCCCAG AACTCTCTGTTAAGGCTTCTGACAGTCAAGGAGCGGGAGCGAGCCCGGGCTGCTTTCCTGGCCCGCGGCAGCGGGAGCACTATCAGTGAGGCAGAGTGCCGCCGTGCCCAGCACTCTTGGTTCTGCAAACGCCCCCCAGATGCTTCTTCCTGCAGTGTCAG CGTCAGCCATGTGGGTCCCATAGCAGACAGCAGCccagccagcagcagcagcaagagtCAGGACAAGGCCTCACTGCCCACAGAGCCTGAGTCCAG ATTTGTGGACTGGCCTACCTTCCTGCAGGAGAATGTCGTCTACATCTTGGCTGCTCGCCCCAACAGTGCGGCCATTCACCTGAAACCCCCAGGATAG
- the PHF24 gene encoding PHD finger protein 24 isoform X1: protein MGVLMSKRQTVEQVQKVSLAVSAFKDGLRDRPSIRRTGELSGSHRGTVEGSVQEVQEEKEAEANTPALQEESSVNRAAWERLRDGRGVEPEEFDRTSRFTPPAFIRPTRKLDDDKPPDIRLEPREPVVNDEMCDVCEVWTAESLFPCRVCTRVFHDGCLRRVGYIQGDSATEVTEAANTETGWSCHYCNNLNLLLTEEEMYSLTETFQQCKVIPDCSLTLDDFLRYRHQTAKRGDSDRALSEEQEEQAARQFAALDPEHRGHIEWPDFLSHESLLLLQQLRPQNSLLRLLTVKERERARAAFLARGSGSTISEAECRRAQHSWFCKRPPDASSCSVSVSHVGPIADSSPASSSSKSQDKASLPTEPESRFVDWPTFLQENVVYILAARPNSAAIHLKPPG, encoded by the exons ATGGGGGTGTTGATGTCCAAGCGGCAGACAGTGGAGCAGGTGCAGAAAGTGAGCCTGGCTGTGTCTGCCTTCAAGGATGGGCTGCGGGACAGGCCTTCCATCCGACGCACAGGTGAACTTTCAGGGTCTCACCGTGGCACGGTAGAGGGCTCTGTCCAGGAGgtacaggaagagaaagaagcagaggcaaaCACCCCAGCACTCCAAGAAGAGAGCAGTGTCAACCGAGCCGCCTGGGAGAGGCTCCGGGATGGGCGTGGAGTGGAGCCGGAGGAGTTTGACAGGACCAGTCGTTTCACACCCCCTGCCTTCATCCGCCCCACCAGGAAGCTGGATGATGACAAGCCTCCAGATATCCGCTTGGAGCCCAGAGAGCCT GTTGTTAATGATGAGATGTGTGATGTCTGTGAGGTCTGGACAGCCGAGAGCCTCTTCCCATGCAGGGTCTGCACCAGGGTCTTCCATGATGGCTGCCTGCGCCGCGTGGGCTACATCCAAGGAGACAGTGCCACGGAGGTGACTGAGGCGGCAAACACGGAAACAGGCTGGAGCTGCCACTACTGT AACAACCTCAACTTGCTGCTGACTGAGGAAGAAATGTACAGCCTCACAGAGACCTTTCAGCAGTGTAAAGTTATCCCCG ACTGCTCCCTGACGCTGGATGATTTCCTGCGCTACCGCCACCAAACAGCGAAGCGAGGGGACAGTGACAGGGCTCTAAGTGAGGAGCAAGAGGAGCAGGCAGCCCGCCAGTTTGCAGCCCTGGACCCTGAACACCGAGGACACATAGAGTGGCCTGATTTCTTGTCCCACGAGTCCCTCCTACTTCTACAGCAATTACGTCCCCAG AACTCTCTGTTAAGGCTTCTGACAGTCAAGGAGCGGGAGCGAGCCCGGGCTGCTTTCCTGGCCCGCGGCAGCGGGAGCACTATCAGTGAGGCAGAGTGCCGCCGTGCCCAGCACTCTTGGTTCTGCAAACGCCCCCCAGATGCTTCTTCCTGCAGTGTCAG CGTCAGCCATGTGGGTCCCATAGCAGACAGCAGCccagccagcagcagcagcaagagtCAGGACAAGGCCTCACTGCCCACAGAGCCTGAGTCCAG ATTTGTGGACTGGCCTACCTTCCTGCAGGAGAATGTCGTCTACATCTTGGCTGCTCGCCCCAACAGTGCGGCCATTCACCTGAAACCCCCAGGATAG